The Prevotella sp. oral taxon 299 str. F0039 genome has a segment encoding these proteins:
- a CDS encoding anaerobic ribonucleoside triphosphate reductase, whose amino-acid sequence MIQTVVKRDGRIVGFNELKISGAIRKAMLHTNNGEDSNLIQQITDRISMSGNSQMTVEEIQNKVENELMKSRRKDVARAYISYRNLRNVARKAKTRDIFLEIINVKSNDITRENANMNADTPAGMMMKFSSETTKPFVDDYLLSEDVRDAVAHNYIHIHDKDYYPTKSLTCCQHPLDNILEHGFSAGHGSSRPAKRIETASVIACISLETAQNEMHGGQAIPAFDFYLAPYVRMSYVEEVKNLEALMGEDCSDLYESEIKDYLKLPLDGLKGKERIKQHAINKTVARVHQAMEAFIHNMNTIHSRGGNQVVFSSINYGTDTSAEGRCVIRELLKSTYSGVGNGETAIFPIQIWKKKRGVNYLPQDKNYDLYELACKVTARRFFPNFLNLDATFNQSEDWKAEDPKRYVHEVATMGCRTRVFENHFGPKTSIGRGNISFTTINIVRLAIECMEIKDKEERINSFFAKLDKVLDLTAKQLVERYNFQKTAYAKQFPMVMRSLWLGADKLKADDTIESVINQGTLSIGFIGLAECLKALLGKHHGEDNEAQELGLKIVTYMRDRTNDFTKMYQHNFSVLATPAEGLSGKFTLKDRKDFGELEGITDRDYYTNSNHVPVYYKCSAKHKAEVEAPYHDLTRAGHIFYVEIDGDATHNPQVIMNVVDMMDHYNIGYGSVNHNRNRCMTCGFENADNTLETCPHCGGHHIDRLQRITGYLVGTTDRWNSGKLAELNDRVRHDI is encoded by the coding sequence ATGATACAAACCGTAGTAAAAAGAGATGGCCGCATCGTGGGTTTTAACGAACTTAAGATTAGTGGAGCTATCAGAAAGGCTATGCTACACACCAATAATGGTGAAGATAGCAACCTTATTCAACAGATAACCGATCGTATTTCGATGAGCGGTAACTCGCAGATGACCGTTGAAGAAATTCAAAACAAGGTTGAAAATGAGTTGATGAAGAGTCGTAGAAAGGATGTGGCAAGAGCATACATTTCATATAGAAACCTTAGAAATGTTGCCCGAAAAGCAAAAACAAGAGACATCTTCCTCGAAATAATCAACGTAAAATCGAACGATATTACACGTGAAAACGCTAATATGAACGCTGACACTCCTGCAGGAATGATGATGAAGTTCTCTAGCGAAACAACCAAACCATTCGTCGACGACTATCTTTTAAGCGAAGATGTGCGTGATGCTGTGGCACATAATTATATCCACATTCACGACAAAGACTATTATCCCACTAAGTCACTCACCTGCTGTCAACATCCTTTAGATAACATTTTGGAACATGGTTTCAGTGCTGGTCATGGTTCATCTCGCCCTGCAAAGCGTATCGAAACAGCCAGTGTCATTGCTTGTATCTCACTAGAAACAGCGCAAAACGAAATGCATGGCGGTCAAGCTATACCTGCTTTCGACTTCTATCTCGCTCCTTATGTAAGAATGAGTTATGTTGAAGAGGTGAAAAACTTAGAGGCTTTGATGGGCGAAGACTGCTCGGATTTATACGAATCGGAGATTAAAGACTACTTAAAACTGCCTCTTGATGGTCTCAAAGGCAAAGAACGCATCAAGCAACATGCTATCAATAAGACTGTAGCTCGTGTGCATCAAGCTATGGAAGCCTTTATACATAATATGAATACGATACACTCTCGTGGTGGAAACCAAGTGGTGTTCTCGTCTATCAACTATGGAACTGACACCTCTGCAGAAGGAAGATGCGTTATAAGAGAGTTGCTCAAGAGCACTTATAGCGGTGTGGGCAATGGCGAAACTGCTATCTTCCCTATTCAAATATGGAAAAAGAAACGTGGCGTAAACTATCTTCCTCAAGACAAAAACTACGACTTATACGAGTTAGCTTGTAAGGTTACAGCACGTCGTTTCTTCCCTAATTTCCTCAACTTAGACGCTACTTTCAATCAAAGTGAAGACTGGAAGGCTGAAGATCCAAAGCGTTATGTTCACGAAGTGGCTACAATGGGTTGCCGAACTCGTGTGTTTGAAAATCATTTCGGTCCTAAAACCTCAATAGGAAGAGGCAATATCTCGTTTACTACCATCAATATTGTGCGCCTTGCTATCGAATGTATGGAGATAAAAGACAAGGAAGAGCGCATCAATTCGTTCTTTGCTAAATTGGATAAGGTGTTAGATTTAACCGCAAAACAATTGGTTGAACGCTACAATTTCCAAAAGACAGCCTATGCAAAGCAGTTCCCAATGGTGATGAGAAGTTTGTGGTTAGGTGCTGATAAGCTGAAAGCAGACGACACTATCGAGTCGGTTATCAATCAAGGAACGCTCTCTATCGGCTTTATTGGATTGGCAGAGTGCCTCAAAGCCTTGTTAGGTAAGCACCATGGAGAAGATAATGAGGCGCAAGAGCTTGGTTTAAAGATCGTAACCTACATGAGAGACCGCACCAATGACTTCACTAAGATGTATCAACATAACTTTAGTGTGCTTGCAACTCCAGCGGAAGGACTATCGGGTAAGTTTACTTTGAAGGACCGAAAGGATTTTGGTGAGCTTGAAGGTATTACCGATAGAGACTATTATACCAATTCTAATCACGTGCCAGTGTACTACAAATGCAGTGCAAAACACAAAGCTGAAGTGGAAGCACCTTACCACGATTTGACTCGTGCAGGACACATTTTCTATGTTGAAATTGATGGAGATGCAACCCATAATCCACAAGTTATTATGAATGTTGTGGATATGATGGACCACTATAACATTGGTTATGGAAGCGTGAACCACAACCGAAATAGATGTATGACATGCGGATTTGAGAATGCCGACAACACTCTTGAAACCTGTCCTCATTGCGGTGGACACCACATCGACCGCCTTCAACGCATCACGGGCTATCTTGTTGGTACAACCGATCGTTGGAATAGCGGTAAACTGGCAGAGCTAAACGATCGTGTGCGACACGACATTTAA
- a CDS encoding HAD family phosphatase, giving the protein MDSQSKVKNIIFDLGCILVELHPQRCINSFRSLGAEPVAKYIETHQTRDLFYHIEVGKITNSAFCEAVRELTELPLKDEEIEGAWNSLIGTIPEHKLQAIKELAKTHQLFILSNTNAMHWACCEPLFTTEKGENVLQLFQDVFLSNELQLIKPSAEIFQEVVKRTGIKPKETLFIDDLQPNCDAACQLGFKVLHDPKGTIWTQKLLK; this is encoded by the coding sequence ATGGACTCGCAAAGCAAAGTAAAAAATATTATATTCGACTTAGGTTGTATCTTGGTTGAACTTCACCCACAACGTTGCATCAATTCCTTTCGTTCTCTGGGTGCAGAACCCGTTGCAAAGTATATAGAAACACATCAAACACGTGATCTGTTCTATCATATTGAGGTGGGAAAGATCACCAATTCTGCCTTTTGTGAGGCGGTTCGAGAACTAACCGAATTGCCTTTGAAAGACGAAGAGATTGAGGGTGCGTGGAACTCGCTTATCGGAACCATTCCAGAACATAAGCTACAAGCCATTAAAGAGCTTGCTAAAACGCACCAATTGTTTATTCTTAGTAACACTAACGCAATGCATTGGGCATGTTGCGAGCCTTTGTTTACAACCGAAAAGGGCGAGAACGTGTTGCAACTCTTTCAAGATGTCTTCCTATCTAACGAGCTTCAGCTCATTAAACCCAGTGCAGAGATTTTTCAAGAGGTGGTGAAACGAACAGGAATAAAGCCCAAAGAAACTTTATTTATCGACGACCTTCAACCCAATTGCGATGCTGCTTGCCAACTTGGTTTTAAGGTATTGCACGACCCAAAGGGAACTATTTGGACGCAAAAGCTATTGAAATAG
- a CDS encoding calcium-translocating P-type ATPase, PMCA-type, whose amino-acid sequence MSQDKVLGGLTPQEVSESRAKHGENVLTPPQKVSIIKLYLEKFQDPIIQVLLVAAVVSLLLAFVENNFIETIGIFIAIFLATAIGFYFELDSAKKFEILNTLEEEQMVKVRRNGVVEEVMRKDIVVGDVILIETGDEIPADACLVEAIDLQVNESSLTGEPITTKHVETSQSKGTEAYPPNVLLRSSMVISGRGTAVVTAVGDETEIGKVSHKSTELTFTKTPLSIQLSRLAKMISKIGVTVAVLAFVLFLVHDVLVNPIWQTNHYLDMLEVVLRYFMFSVTIIVMAVPEGLPMAVTLSLALNMRRMLKSNNLVRKLHASETMGAVTVICTDKTGTLTQNKMQVNDFARSCEDEELLFEAISANTTAELSLSSNDNENTTTTIPEGIGNPTEVALLLWCYKNGKNYNSYRSETKILHQLPFSTERKYMATISLYNGVPYLFIKGAPEVVLSFCNITEDKKAETESTLRGYQDKAMRTLALAYKQLDNDVVESIKDNSLSAELLQGFTLQAVFAISDPIREDVPNAVSECQRAGINVKMVTGDTSATAIEIAKQIGIWNEKGVSESEKERWHITGTQFADLDDTEAYERVASLKVMSRARPTDKQRLVELLQARNEVVAVTGDGTNDAPALNHAHVGLSLGSGTSVAKEASAMTLLDDSFSSITLAVMWGRSLYRNIQRFLYFQLIVNLTALLLVVGGAFIGTNMPLTVTQILWVNLIMDTFAAMALASLPPSKDVLNEMPRKQSDFIISKSMFRGILAHGIFFFIVLFSMLYYYGNEVSNGITTHHLTIFFTTFVMIQLWNLFNAKTFGCKDSAFSHLKQSKGLLFVFLIVLIGQWLIVSFGGKMFRTEPLSLTEWGVIIALTSLVLWVEELKRLWTRKAK is encoded by the coding sequence ATGTCACAGGATAAAGTGTTAGGAGGTTTAACACCTCAAGAAGTAAGTGAAAGTAGGGCAAAACATGGTGAAAACGTACTTACACCTCCTCAGAAAGTATCCATTATTAAGCTTTATCTAGAGAAGTTTCAAGATCCCATTATACAGGTTTTGCTCGTTGCTGCAGTAGTTTCTTTACTGCTTGCATTCGTAGAAAACAACTTTATTGAAACCATTGGAATCTTCATTGCCATTTTTCTTGCCACCGCAATAGGTTTTTATTTTGAATTAGATTCAGCTAAAAAGTTTGAGATTCTCAATACACTTGAAGAAGAACAAATGGTGAAAGTGCGTCGCAATGGCGTGGTAGAAGAAGTGATGCGCAAAGACATTGTGGTGGGAGATGTGATTTTAATAGAGACGGGAGATGAGATTCCTGCCGACGCATGTTTAGTAGAAGCGATAGACTTGCAAGTCAATGAATCGTCGCTTACAGGCGAACCCATCACCACTAAGCATGTAGAAACAAGTCAATCTAAAGGCACAGAGGCTTATCCTCCTAACGTATTACTTCGCTCGAGCATGGTGATAAGCGGACGAGGAACAGCAGTTGTTACCGCAGTTGGCGACGAAACAGAGATTGGAAAGGTGTCGCATAAGTCTACAGAGCTTACTTTTACGAAGACACCGCTAAGCATTCAGCTTTCAAGGTTAGCCAAGATGATTAGTAAGATTGGCGTAACAGTGGCAGTATTGGCATTTGTTCTCTTTCTTGTTCACGATGTTTTGGTGAATCCAATATGGCAAACCAATCACTATTTAGATATGCTCGAGGTGGTTCTTCGCTACTTTATGTTCAGCGTAACCATTATTGTTATGGCTGTTCCAGAAGGACTTCCGATGGCGGTTACATTGTCGTTGGCTCTCAATATGCGCCGAATGCTCAAGAGTAACAACCTTGTTAGAAAGTTACATGCGTCTGAAACGATGGGAGCTGTAACGGTTATCTGTACTGATAAGACAGGAACACTTACCCAAAACAAGATGCAAGTGAACGATTTTGCACGCAGTTGCGAAGATGAAGAACTGCTTTTTGAGGCGATATCTGCCAACACTACTGCCGAATTATCCTTGTCTTCAAACGACAACGAGAATACAACTACCACTATTCCAGAGGGCATTGGCAATCCAACCGAAGTGGCATTGTTGCTTTGGTGCTATAAAAATGGAAAGAATTATAATAGTTATCGCAGCGAAACAAAGATACTTCATCAACTTCCTTTCTCAACAGAAAGAAAGTATATGGCAACCATTTCGCTCTATAATGGTGTGCCTTATCTCTTTATAAAGGGTGCTCCAGAAGTGGTGTTGTCGTTCTGTAACATCACAGAAGATAAGAAAGCAGAAACCGAAAGCACCCTCCGTGGCTATCAAGATAAGGCAATGCGCACACTTGCTTTGGCTTATAAGCAACTCGATAACGATGTGGTTGAAAGCATAAAAGACAACTCTTTGAGCGCAGAACTATTGCAAGGCTTTACCTTACAGGCTGTTTTTGCCATCTCAGACCCTATCAGAGAAGACGTTCCTAATGCCGTTTCAGAATGTCAAAGAGCTGGTATTAACGTCAAAATGGTTACTGGTGACACTTCGGCAACAGCCATTGAGATAGCAAAACAAATTGGTATTTGGAACGAAAAGGGCGTTTCTGAGAGCGAAAAGGAACGTTGGCACATCACAGGAACACAGTTTGCAGACCTTGATGACACTGAGGCTTATGAGCGAGTGGCGTCCTTAAAGGTGATGTCTCGTGCACGTCCGACAGATAAACAACGCTTAGTTGAATTGCTACAAGCCCGCAATGAGGTGGTAGCAGTTACGGGAGATGGAACCAATGATGCTCCTGCTTTGAATCATGCACATGTTGGTTTGTCGTTAGGATCGGGCACTTCGGTAGCCAAAGAGGCAAGTGCTATGACTTTATTAGACGACTCTTTCAGCTCAATTACATTGGCTGTGATGTGGGGAAGGTCGCTTTATCGCAACATTCAACGCTTTCTTTATTTCCAATTGATTGTAAATCTCACCGCATTGTTATTGGTTGTGGGAGGCGCATTCATAGGAACTAACATGCCATTAACCGTTACTCAAATCCTTTGGGTGAACCTTATCATGGACACATTCGCTGCTATGGCATTGGCATCTCTGCCTCCTTCTAAAGATGTTTTGAACGAAATGCCTCGCAAACAAAGCGACTTTATCATTTCAAAATCGATGTTCAGGGGAATACTTGCACATGGAATATTCTTCTTTATCGTGCTTTTCTCGATGTTATATTATTATGGAAACGAGGTAAGTAATGGTATAACCACTCACCATCTCACGATATTCTTCACTACTTTCGTGATGATTCAACTATGGAACCTATTCAATGCGAAGACATTTGGATGCAAAGACTCTGCCTTTAGTCATCTAAAACAGAGTAAAGGACTGCTCTTTGTGTTCCTAATTGTGCTGATAGGGCAGTGGCTTATCGTGTCGTTTGGTGGTAAGATGTTTAGAACTGAACCCCTATCTCTCACCGAATGGGGCGTAATTATTGCGCTTACTTCGCTTGTTTTGTGGGTAGAAGAATTGAAAAGATTATGGACTCGCAAAGCAAAGTAA
- a CDS encoding SusC/RagA family TonB-linked outer membrane protein: MRKNNYVLKEVMLKAAFSALIAMAPIGDLKAQVTLKTPNTTLEVVIKKIQKQMNLRFFYDDSLAKVMVNNIDVKDEKVQNVLNQLLKGKGISFKVEDNVVYLRKENAPVTKEKGNDLKRKITGKVLDESKQPMIGVTVAIKGSTTRAVTDIDGNYQLQTSEADPVLQFSYLGYKTKEMKAHGKDAITTTMDVDSKALDEVVVTALGIKRDKKMLGYSVQDIKSDALNTTGDPSVVGALSGKVAGLQMNTASTGLGGSTKITIRGNSSLTDNNQPLWIVDGVPFSDNNTSNASAYGGYDRGGTSLDINPDDIESISVLKGPNAAALYGSRAGNGVILVTTKKGANKAGFGVSYNGNFTWSSVSQAIKMQNRFGQGSNGAVNYKRNTSGDIESLNGELSFGPELDGHEEYNWYGSKSPYRYTGDKLRDYFNTGFSQFHTVALGNNSEKGHYRLSIGYNDNKGLFKNETLDKLSIDLNAGTVVNKYLSLDGKISLSHMKACNRPLLGLNGEVAQLLLIPGNVSLRSLEENQSSETQIHRNWFGPNQHYSNPYYVRHRYKNSDERWRAFGYYGANINIFDNLKLNAKYSFDYYRTRLQTSDLSLADQAITTGTSTWQDKITTDGMQRGEENHFEHNIQMLLLGNNQLTPKFRVDYSLGGNVMYQKYELFQGGVQNMLNKDVWVYNTGGKLVSGSDNGFNRAMYSVFASAQLAYSEYLSLDLTARNDWSSTLPKGQNSFFYPSASVSFMLSDFMKSIDKPLPSWVTFAKMRTSLAQVGKDPSPYNLYNTRKFEFETGIRKPVVNTIKMNDMLKPEIKTSYELGLDMKFLNNRLGFDFTYYYSVTRNQSMLVDAAAPWSQQWVNAGKILNKGIEMMVYTTPIKTKDLTFNLNMNFAHNSSIVKELAPGVQRIYFNGDNNMPVRVGAVVGGKLGDIYANNLIKRNNAGQVIVNAQGLPQPATGNGNLEQYLLNNPIGNIQPDLLMSVTPSLTFKGISLTAMFDMRFGGSIVSVSEGMATSVGTSERTLNRGEYKEISGVKDYYMVVPGVKEDGSINDIPVSAQAYYSTIGIYKSQKGYAEEFVHSASYIKLKELSLGYSFPKSVLRKTPFTALKLSFVARNLCFLMKHTPGNPDGGYDTTMFSQALDFAAVPYTRTFGFSINVGF, encoded by the coding sequence ATGAGAAAAAATAATTATGTACTAAAAGAAGTCATGCTTAAAGCAGCGTTTAGTGCTTTAATAGCAATGGCACCAATTGGTGATTTAAAGGCTCAAGTAACCTTAAAAACACCAAACACCACCCTAGAAGTTGTTATAAAGAAGATTCAAAAGCAAATGAACCTTCGCTTTTTCTATGATGATAGTTTGGCAAAAGTGATGGTAAACAACATTGATGTCAAAGACGAAAAGGTGCAAAACGTATTGAACCAATTGTTAAAAGGAAAAGGTATTTCTTTTAAGGTGGAAGATAATGTTGTGTATTTACGCAAAGAAAATGCACCAGTAACAAAAGAAAAAGGCAACGATTTGAAAAGAAAAATCACAGGAAAAGTGCTCGATGAAAGCAAACAACCTATGATTGGAGTAACGGTTGCGATAAAAGGTAGTACCACAAGAGCCGTTACAGATATAGATGGTAACTATCAATTGCAAACCAGTGAAGCAGATCCTGTGTTGCAATTTAGTTATCTTGGCTATAAAACCAAAGAGATGAAAGCCCATGGTAAAGATGCTATTACAACAACAATGGACGTCGATTCAAAGGCATTAGACGAAGTGGTTGTAACAGCTTTGGGTATTAAAAGAGATAAAAAGATGTTGGGCTACTCGGTGCAAGACATCAAAAGCGATGCTTTGAACACCACTGGTGACCCATCTGTTGTGGGTGCTTTGTCGGGAAAAGTTGCGGGTTTGCAAATGAATACCGCCAGTACTGGTCTTGGAGGATCTACCAAAATTACCATAAGAGGTAACTCTTCGCTCACCGACAACAACCAACCTTTATGGATTGTAGATGGAGTTCCCTTTTCAGATAACAACACTTCAAATGCTTCTGCCTATGGAGGTTACGACCGAGGAGGTACTTCTTTAGACATTAACCCAGACGATATTGAAAGCATTTCGGTACTAAAAGGTCCTAATGCAGCGGCTCTTTATGGTTCAAGAGCAGGTAATGGCGTGATTTTAGTCACCACAAAAAAAGGCGCAAACAAAGCAGGTTTTGGTGTGAGTTATAATGGAAACTTTACATGGAGTAGCGTTTCGCAAGCCATTAAGATGCAAAATAGATTCGGTCAAGGTAGCAATGGTGCTGTAAATTATAAACGCAATACCAGTGGAGACATTGAAAGTTTGAACGGAGAGTTATCTTTTGGTCCTGAGTTAGATGGACACGAGGAATACAACTGGTATGGAAGCAAATCGCCTTATCGATACACTGGCGACAAACTTCGTGATTATTTTAATACGGGTTTTTCGCAATTTCATACCGTTGCACTAGGCAATAACAGCGAAAAAGGACATTATCGCCTTTCTATTGGCTACAATGATAACAAGGGATTGTTTAAGAATGAAACCTTAGATAAATTGTCTATCGATCTTAATGCTGGTACTGTTGTGAACAAATACCTTTCTCTTGATGGTAAGATCTCATTGTCTCATATGAAGGCTTGCAATCGTCCTTTACTTGGATTGAATGGTGAAGTGGCTCAACTTCTACTCATTCCAGGTAACGTTTCGTTAAGAAGTTTGGAAGAAAACCAAAGCTCTGAGACCCAGATTCACCGCAACTGGTTCGGTCCAAACCAACATTATTCAAACCCATATTATGTTCGTCACCGCTATAAAAACAGCGATGAACGATGGAGAGCCTTTGGTTATTATGGCGCAAACATCAACATTTTTGATAACTTAAAGCTCAATGCGAAATACTCTTTCGATTATTATAGAACTCGATTGCAAACATCTGACCTTAGTTTAGCAGACCAAGCGATAACCACTGGCACATCAACTTGGCAAGATAAGATCACAACTGACGGAATGCAACGTGGCGAAGAGAATCACTTTGAACACAATATTCAAATGCTATTGCTAGGTAATAATCAGCTAACTCCAAAGTTTAGAGTTGATTATTCGCTAGGTGGTAATGTGATGTATCAAAAGTATGAGCTATTTCAAGGAGGCGTTCAAAACATGTTAAACAAAGATGTTTGGGTGTATAACACAGGTGGTAAGCTCGTAAGTGGTAGCGATAACGGATTTAATAGAGCGATGTATTCGGTGTTTGCATCGGCTCAATTGGCTTATTCTGAATATCTTTCACTCGACTTAACCGCACGAAACGACTGGTCATCTACCCTTCCAAAGGGTCAAAACTCATTCTTCTATCCTTCTGCAAGTGTTAGCTTTATGCTTTCAGACTTTATGAAATCGATAGATAAACCATTGCCTTCATGGGTTACTTTCGCAAAGATGAGAACCTCATTAGCACAAGTTGGTAAGGATCCAAGCCCCTATAATCTATATAATACACGTAAGTTTGAATTTGAAACAGGTATAAGAAAGCCGGTTGTTAACACCATAAAGATGAACGATATGCTTAAACCTGAAATCAAAACTTCGTATGAATTGGGTCTTGATATGAAGTTCCTTAACAACCGATTAGGCTTCGATTTTACATATTATTATAGTGTAACACGCAACCAATCGATGTTAGTTGATGCCGCAGCACCATGGTCTCAGCAGTGGGTTAACGCAGGAAAGATATTGAATAAAGGTATAGAAATGATGGTTTATACCACTCCTATTAAAACAAAAGATTTGACCTTCAATCTCAATATGAACTTTGCTCACAATAGTTCTATCGTGAAAGAACTTGCACCAGGAGTGCAACGCATCTACTTTAATGGTGATAACAACATGCCAGTACGTGTTGGTGCGGTTGTAGGAGGAAAGCTTGGAGATATCTATGCCAATAATCTTATCAAGCGAAACAATGCTGGTCAGGTGATAGTTAACGCACAAGGATTACCCCAACCAGCCACTGGAAATGGTAATTTGGAACAGTATTTGTTGAACAATCCCATTGGAAATATACAACCAGATCTATTGATGTCGGTTACACCTTCATTGACTTTCAAAGGCATTTCATTAACAGCTATGTTCGATATGCGCTTTGGTGGCAGTATAGTATCAGTGTCTGAAGGTATGGCAACCTCTGTTGGTACATCAGAAAGAACATTGAATCGTGGTGAATATAAAGAGATATCAGGTGTGAAAGACTATTATATGGTAGTGCCAGGAGTGAAAGAAGATGGTTCAATTAACGACATTCCAGTGAGTGCTCAGGCATATTATTCAACCATAGGTATATACAAATCGCAGAAAGGTTATGCCGAAGAGTTTGTTCATAGCGCATCTTATATCAAGTTAAAGGAATTGTCTTTGGGCTATAGTTTCCCTAAAAGCGTCCTAAGAAAAACACCTTTCACAGCCTTAAAGCTATCATTTGTGGCACGAAACCTCTGCTTCTTGATGAAACACACACCAGGAAATCCTGATGGTGGCTATGATACTACGATGTTTTCTCAAGCACTCGACTTTGCTGCAGTGCCCTATACACGAACCTTTGGTTTCTCTATTAACGTTGGATTTTAA
- a CDS encoding bifunctional riboflavin kinase/FAD synthetase: MTTLYLTPETKLLQPSVATIGFFDGVHLGHQHVLKQVVEHAHRRQWTSIAITFDVHPRVVVQPNFTPELISPLEEKLQLISNTGVDLTAVLPFSTEMAQLSAFHFMQTILKEQLNVQQLIIGYDNRFGKQSGETFEDYVRFGAELGIEVLLSTPFDTPQGRVSSSTIRKKLHNGDVNVVQQLLGRPHSFLGKVVHGYQEGRKLGFPTANIKPQYDTTIVPKEGVYAVQLELSGSHKRYNGMLNIGNRPTYGTFNQTIEVHIFDFNEEIYNSEVRVFFIERVRDEVKFSSIEQLKEQLIADKARIEQILKATE; the protein is encoded by the coding sequence ATGACAACACTATATCTCACCCCAGAAACAAAGCTGTTGCAACCCAGTGTGGCAACTATTGGTTTTTTCGATGGGGTACATTTAGGGCATCAACATGTGCTAAAGCAAGTGGTTGAGCATGCTCATAGAAGGCAATGGACATCTATTGCTATTACATTCGATGTGCATCCACGTGTGGTTGTGCAACCTAATTTCACACCAGAGCTTATTAGTCCGCTCGAAGAAAAATTGCAATTGATTTCTAATACGGGTGTAGACCTTACCGCAGTGTTACCCTTTTCTACTGAAATGGCACAGCTTTCGGCATTCCATTTCATGCAAACCATCTTAAAAGAGCAGTTAAACGTGCAGCAACTCATCATCGGTTACGACAATCGTTTTGGTAAACAAAGCGGTGAAACCTTTGAAGATTATGTGCGATTTGGTGCAGAATTGGGGATAGAAGTGCTCCTTTCCACTCCGTTCGACACGCCTCAAGGACGTGTTTCGTCGTCAACTATACGCAAAAAGTTGCACAATGGCGATGTAAACGTGGTGCAACAGCTTCTTGGTCGTCCTCATTCTTTCTTGGGAAAGGTGGTTCATGGCTATCAAGAAGGACGCAAGTTAGGCTTTCCAACCGCTAATATCAAACCTCAATATGACACCACAATAGTGCCCAAAGAAGGCGTTTATGCCGTTCAACTAGAGCTTTCTGGAAGCCACAAGCGCTATAATGGCATGCTCAATATAGGCAATCGACCCACCTATGGCACTTTCAATCAAACCATAGAGGTACATATCTTCGACTTTAATGAAGAGATATACAATAGCGAGGTGCGTGTGTTCTTTATCGAAAGAGTGCGTGATGAGGTGAAATTTTCATCGATAGAGCAACTTAAAGAACAACTTATTGCAGATAAAGCAAGAATAGAACAAATTCTAAAGGCAACAGAATAA
- a CDS encoding CPBP family intramembrane glutamic endopeptidase, protein MNSTLKVCINAIGYVVVFALLQVIMQYPVSAIYAYCMDVPFSLVINWVTIRPIELINEVIIPSTICAHILSIALFLLLKWTPISTHYISKKPYQVLGLIVLFSLFLVLPLAGIYELMGIEMDKNMEMLFNTMMQKPFGIVAVAILAPIVEEIVFRGAILRILLEYFSGSKAWIAITISAVTFGLFHGNLAQAVNASFLGLILGWLYYRTKSIIPSMVLHLVNNISAVVLTLSFSSESDIKVVELFGNNLPLAVGCLTVSALLAFGTFMLIRKKI, encoded by the coding sequence ATGAATTCAACATTAAAAGTTTGTATAAATGCAATTGGTTATGTAGTGGTCTTTGCTCTTTTGCAAGTAATTATGCAATATCCCGTGTCGGCTATTTATGCTTATTGTATGGATGTTCCATTCTCGTTAGTGATAAATTGGGTAACTATTCGACCAATAGAATTGATTAATGAGGTGATTATTCCATCGACTATATGTGCGCACATATTATCTATTGCATTGTTTTTATTACTGAAATGGACTCCCATTTCAACCCATTATATATCTAAAAAGCCCTATCAGGTTTTAGGTCTTATCGTTCTTTTCTCGCTATTCCTTGTCCTTCCTTTGGCAGGTATATACGAATTGATGGGCATAGAAATGGATAAAAACATGGAAATGCTTTTTAATACAATGATGCAAAAGCCTTTTGGAATTGTTGCCGTGGCGATATTGGCCCCCATTGTAGAAGAGATTGTGTTTAGAGGAGCCATTTTAAGAATTTTGTTAGAATATTTCTCGGGTAGCAAAGCATGGATTGCCATTACTATTTCGGCAGTTACATTTGGTTTGTTTCATGGCAATTTGGCGCAAGCAGTTAACGCTTCGTTTCTTGGTTTAATACTTGGTTGGCTCTATTATCGCACCAAAAGCATCATTCCATCTATGGTTTTGCACCTGGTGAACAACATTTCTGCAGTGGTACTGACACTTTCTTTTTCTTCAGAATCAGATATAAAGGTGGTTGAATTGTTTGGTAATAACCTTCCACTTGCTGTTGGTTGCCTCACAGTGTCGGCTCTTTTGGCATTTGGAACTTTCATGCTTATTCGCAAAAAGATATAG